A stretch of the Bacillus sp. FJAT-18017 genome encodes the following:
- a CDS encoding excalibur calcium-binding domain-containing protein: MKKVMPIVLSAGLVFGLSLASADSVEAKAKVYKNCTELNKAYKGGVAKSSSVKNKGGKTKYKPYVSKALYDANKGKDRDKDGIACER; encoded by the coding sequence ATGAAAAAAGTGATGCCAATCGTCTTATCTGCTGGACTGGTTTTTGGACTCTCTTTAGCTTCCGCAGACAGCGTTGAAGCAAAGGCGAAGGTCTACAAGAATTGCACGGAGTTGAACAAGGCGTATAAAGGCGGAGTTGCCAAGTCTTCTTCTGTTAAGAACAAAGGCGGAAAAACGAAGTACAAGCCGTATGTTTCCAAAGCGCTTTATGATGCAAATAAAGGCAAAGACCGTGATAAAGACGGAATCGCCTGTGAACGTTAA
- a CDS encoding GNAT family N-acetyltransferase — MNIEIHSDFSKANLEEIKEVYTSVGWTKHTNEIIRQVFEISNVIALVEVNGRIIGIGRGMTDGVFNAAIYDVIVHRDFQKQGIEKK; from the coding sequence ATGAATATAGAAATTCATAGTGATTTCTCTAAAGCAAACCTGGAAGAAATAAAGGAAGTATATACTTCAGTTGGGTGGACTAAGCATACTAATGAGATAATTAGACAAGTATTCGAAATAAGTAATGTCATAGCATTAGTCGAAGTGAATGGTAGAATTATTGGGATTGGAAGAGGGATGACAGATGGCGTTTTTAATGCCGCAATTTATGATGTAATAGTTCATCGGGATTTTCAAAAGCAAGGTATAGAAAAAAAATAA
- a CDS encoding histidine phosphatase family protein, with the protein MEISLIRHGKSRHTENGRITCSDFKKWIEKYDYTGVFEETTYPFWTVEKVTNARIVITSNLKRSVQSAMYINTEKGTISSPLFREIELPTCSKKLGLKLSPSMWSFILRLLWFCGYSNECESFTDAKSRAKKAAQLLVEYADEYKSVALVGHGFFNMLLAKELQKKGWTGKRRTGAKHWNCTTYIFLN; encoded by the coding sequence ATGGAAATTTCGTTGATAAGACACGGAAAATCACGACACACTGAAAATGGTCGAATAACTTGTTCGGATTTTAAGAAGTGGATAGAAAAATATGATTATACTGGTGTATTTGAAGAGACAACATATCCTTTTTGGACAGTAGAAAAAGTAACAAATGCAAGAATAGTTATTACCAGTAATTTGAAAAGATCTGTTCAGTCAGCTATGTATATTAACACAGAAAAAGGGACCATTTCCTCTCCTTTATTTCGAGAGATAGAACTCCCAACTTGTTCAAAAAAGTTAGGTCTTAAATTAAGTCCAAGTATGTGGTCTTTCATATTAAGATTATTATGGTTCTGTGGTTATTCTAACGAATGCGAGTCTTTTACTGATGCAAAATCAAGGGCAAAAAAAGCAGCCCAGCTATTAGTTGAATATGCAGACGAATATAAATCGGTAGCATTAGTAGGACACGGCTTTTTTAATATGCTATTAGCAAAAGAATTGCAGAAAAAAGGTTGGACAGGCAAAAGGAGAACGGGTGCAAAACATTGGAATTGTACAACATATATCTTTTTGAATTAA